The DNA sequence CGAATATGAGCGTGTGACCACCGAAGGTGGCCGCCTGTCCGATGTCCTGAGCGGCTACATCGATCCGGACGACGGCATTGCGCCGCCGGCCGAGGTGCCGCCGCCTGTCGAAAAGTCCGACAAGGAAGCCAAGGACGAAGACGACGACGAAAGCGCCGAAGCGAGCGACGACGAGGAAGAGGCCGAAAGCGGTCCGGACCCAATCGTTGCGCAACAGCGTTTCGGTGCGGTTTCCGAGCAGCTGGATATCACCCTCAAGGCTCTGAAAAAGCACGGTCGCGACAGCAAGCAAGGCATTGCCGAGATGCTGGCACTGGCCGAGCTGTTCATGCCGATCAAGCTGGTGCCCAAGCAGTTCGAAGGCCTGGTGGAGCGCGTTCGTAGCGCCCTGGACCGCCTGCGTCAGCAAGAGCGCGCGATCATGCAGCTGTGCGTACGTGATGCACGCATGCCGCGTGCCGACTTCCTGCGTCTGTTCCCGAGCAACGAAGTCGACATGACCTGGAGCGGCGACCTCTCCAAGCGCAGCACCAAGTGGGCCGAAGCTCTGGGCCGCCTGGACGCCGACATTGTCCGTTGCCAGCAAAAGCTGGTAGACCTGCAGAACGAGACCGGCCTGACGATTGCCGAGATCAAGGACATCAACCGTCGCATGTCGATCGGTGAGGCCAAGGCCCGCCGCGCGAAGAAAGAGATGGTTGAAGCGAACCTGCGTCTGGTGATCTCGATCGCCAAGAAGTACACCAACCGTGGCCTGCAGTTCCTTGACCTGATCCAGGAAGGCAACATCGGCTTGATGAAAGCGGTGGACAAGTTCGAATACCGTCGCGGCTACAAGTTCTCGACCTACGCTACCTGGTGGATCCGTCAGGCCATCACCCGCTCGATCGCCGACCAGGCGCGCACCATTCGTATTCCGGTGCACATGATCGAGACGATCAACAAGCTCAACCGTATTTCCCGGCAGATGTTGCAGGAAATGGGTCGTGAACCGACCCCGGAAGAGCTGGGTGAGCGCATGGAGATGCCTGAGGACAAGATCCGCAAGGTATTGAAGATCGCCAAAGAGCCGATCTCCATGGAAACCCCGATCGGTGATGACGAAGATTCGCATCTGGGAGACTTCATCGAAGACTCGACCATGCAGTCGCCAATCGATGTCGCCACTGTCGAGAGCCTCAAGGAAGCCACGCGCGAAGTCCTGTCCGGGCTGACCGCGCGCGAAGCCAAAGTGCTGCGTATGCGTTTCGGTATCGACATGAATACCGACCACACCCTCGAAGAGGTCGGTAAACAGTTCGACGTGACCCGTGAACGGATCCGTCAGATCGAAGCCAAGGCGCTGCGCAAGCTGCGTCATCCGACGAGAAGCGAGCATCTACGCTCCTTCCTCGACGAGTGATACCAAAACCCCCGGCATGCCGGGGGTTTTGCTTTCTGCAATTTAAGACCAGCCACCCTCACTCTCCGCGAAATGCCCGTCTACACTCGACTCATTCCACCGATGTAACGAGGCCGCTATGCCCAGACTGCCGGCCCTCCTGTTGCTATCTGTGCTTGCATGGACCGCAGCGGCCGACGCCCTGACCCTGACAGACGAGGAACAAGCCTGGCTCAGCGCCCATCCGCAGCTGCGCCTGGGCGTCGATGCCTCCTGGCCACCCTTCGAATACAGGGACCAGGAAGGCCACTACCAGGGACTGGCCGCCGACTACATTGCCTTGATAAAGGATCGCCTGGGCGTCAGCGTTCAGCCGATCGAGCCCGTCAGCTGGACAGCGGTACTGGAGCAGGCCAAACAGGGCAAACTGGACTTGCTGCCAGGCATCATGTCGA is a window from the Pseudomonas sp. LS1212 genome containing:
- the rpoD gene encoding RNA polymerase sigma factor RpoD, whose protein sequence is MSGKAQQQSRIKELITRGREQGYLTYAEVNDHLPEDISDPEQVEDIIRMINDMGINVFESAPDADALLLAEADTDEAAAEEAAAALAAVETDIGRTTDPVRMYMREMGTVELLTREGEIEIAKRIEEGIREVMGAIAHFPGTVEHILSEYERVTTEGGRLSDVLSGYIDPDDGIAPPAEVPPPVEKSDKEAKDEDDDESAEASDDEEEAESGPDPIVAQQRFGAVSEQLDITLKALKKHGRDSKQGIAEMLALAELFMPIKLVPKQFEGLVERVRSALDRLRQQERAIMQLCVRDARMPRADFLRLFPSNEVDMTWSGDLSKRSTKWAEALGRLDADIVRCQQKLVDLQNETGLTIAEIKDINRRMSIGEAKARRAKKEMVEANLRLVISIAKKYTNRGLQFLDLIQEGNIGLMKAVDKFEYRRGYKFSTYATWWIRQAITRSIADQARTIRIPVHMIETINKLNRISRQMLQEMGREPTPEELGERMEMPEDKIRKVLKIAKEPISMETPIGDDEDSHLGDFIEDSTMQSPIDVATVESLKEATREVLSGLTAREAKVLRMRFGIDMNTDHTLEEVGKQFDVTRERIRQIEAKALRKLRHPTRSEHLRSFLDE